Proteins co-encoded in one Aspergillus fumigatus Af293 chromosome 6, whole genome shotgun sequence genomic window:
- a CDS encoding haloacid dehalogenase superfamily protein: MTKSATEFPRVRACLFDMDGLLIDSEDKYTEITNAILQEFGKPLLPWEIKAQLQGRPQPEASKIFHHWAQLPISPEEYGAKQAALQAKYFPQSQPLPGVRTLLSKLLSTQKTDQPVYIALATSSHSKNFKLKTDHLQDLFSAFPESQRVLGDDPRIGKGRGKPLPDIYLLALETINEGLRQRGEPEIRPEECLVFEDAVPGVEAGRRAGMRVIWCPHPGLLGAYKGREAEVLAGLTGEHKEEEKSVPEKEAEELAAWRIKGAGNPGEIDDGWGELVSTLEDFSYEKYGIRPA; encoded by the exons ATGACCAAAAGCGCGACCGA ATTCCCCCGCGTGCGGGCATGCCTTTTTGATATGGATGGATTGCTCATCGACTCAGAGGACAAATACACAGAGATAACGAATGCAATCCTCCAGGAATTCGGAAAGCCGCTACTTCCTTGGGAAATCAAGGCTCAATTGCAGGGTCGACCACAGCCTGAG GCAAGCAAGATCTTCCACCACTGGGCTCAACTTCCCATCAGCCCCGAGGAATACGGCGCGAAGCAGGCCGCCCTGCAAGCCAAGTACTTCCCCCAGTCGCAGCCACTACCGGGAGTCAGAACTCTCCTGTCCAAGCTTCTCTCGACCCAGAAGACGGACCAACCTGTCTACATAGCCCTGGCGACATCATCGCATAGCAAGAATTTCAAACTGAAGACCGACCATCTACAGGATCTGTTCTCTGCGTTTCCCGAGTCACAGCGCGTACTAGGTGACGATCCTCGAATTGGTaagggaagaggaaagcCGCTACCGGATATCTATTTGCTCGCTCTTGAGACGATCAATGAGGGCTTGCGGCAGCGAGGAGAACCTGAGATCAGGCCAGAAGAGTGTCTTGTCTTTGAAGATGCAGTTCCTGGTGTCGAGGCGGGACGCCGAGCTGGAATGCGGGTAATTTGGTGTCCTCACCCGGGTCTCCTAGGGGCTTATAAGGGTCGAGAAGCAGAGGTGCTGGCTGGGTTGACGGGTGAACataaggaagaggagaagtcCGTCCCAGAgaaggaggcagaggagtTGGCGGCGTGGAGAATTAAAGGAGCCGGTAACCCCGGCGAGATTGACGATGGATGGGGGGAGTTGGTGTCGACTTTGGAAGACTTTTCCTACGAGAAGTACGGTATTCGTCCTGCGTAG
- a CDS encoding tetratricopeptide repeat protein, translating to MTTENSDKNPDEFDPGSDSESEDVFHDARFPAEEEARLLRESHEIKTEANKLFTAGCYDQAISCYDRALASCPNYLDYEVAVLRSNMAACYLKLEDWKAAVDSATTCLDRLENIIPLSQQNQDEDLPKQNSQLSKQTDAVIEISGENEEAEKEELKRLEKMDEKKNDVMRIRAKALMRRARAKSQLGGWGNLQAAEEDYKVLTGMENLPIDDKRVVQRALRELPARINHAREKETAEMMSKLKDLGNGILKPFGLSTDNFKFVQDPKTGGYSMSFQS from the exons ATGACTACAGAAAATTCAGATAAGAATCCAGACGAATTTGACCCTGGGTCCGATAGCGAAAGCGAGGATGTCTTTCATGATGCACGGTTCCccgcagaggaagaagct CGCCTCTTGAGAGAATCTCACGAAATCAAAACAGAAGCCAACAAACTGTTCACGGCTGGCTGCTATGATCAGGCTATTTCCTGCTATGACCGGGCCCTTGCCTCGTGTCCCAACTACCTCGACTATGAAGTTGCCGTTCTTCGAAGTAACATGGCCGCATGCTACCTGAAGCTGGAAGACTGGAAGGCAGCTGTCGACTCTGCAACTACCTGTCTTGATCGTCTGGAAAACATCATTCCGCTGTCTCAGCAGAATCAGGATGAAGACCTACCGAAACAAAACTCTCAACTGTCAAAACAGACAGACGCGGTGATCGAGATTTCCGGTGAAAacgaagaggcagagaaggaggagctcaaaCGATTAGAGAAAATGGACGAGAAAAAGAACGACGTGATGCGTATTCGGGCAAAGGCGCTTATGAGACGTGCGCGAGCGAAGAGCCAGCTCGGCGGCTGGGGAAATTTACAAGCAGCCGAAGAGGACTACAAAGTGCTTACTGGGATGGAAAACCTACCTATAGACGATAAGCGGGTTGTGCAGAGGGCCCTTCGCGAATTGCCCGCGAGGATAAACCATGCACGGGAGAAGGAAAcggcggagatgatgagtAAACTGAAGGAT CTCGGAAACGGCATCCTCAAACCATTCGGGTTGTCAACGGATAATTTCAAGTTCGTCCAAGATCCTAAGACTGGTGGCTACAGCATGAGTTTTCAGTCATGA
- a CDS encoding putative homogentisate 1,2-dioxygenase, which produces MASTGALSDPQEYQKIFHWAETQKDGTIPSFSTRRNDPYQYQAGFGNSFVSEAVPGTIPQGQNSPRNVRFGLYAEQITATAFVAPRHCNKKAWLYRARPAVAHQGFTDLPDNKDTESNFLPINPRVRVSPTQLAWHPFEIPTGEEVDFISGLKTVAGSGDPTLREGLATHVYTANTSMKKKAFVNSDGEFLIIPQQGALDIQTEFGPLFVQPGEIVVIQRGIRFRVELPDGPSRGYILEVWGSYFELPELGPLGANGLANARDFLAPHAKYEISQEPWEIIYKLGGKFFKSTQNHSPFDVVAWHGNYVPYKYDLTKFVNVGSISVDHIDPSIFCVLTAKSRDLTAPLADFLIFSPRWDVASHTYRPPYYHRNAASELMGLIYGEYGGRSDAFKPGSISFECGMVPHGVAYEEFKAATENPPPVMQISPASIAFMFESSRPFTITDYAWNSEKRHEHEPKMWDNLVDNFSKHAKEVEEILAKKAQALRV; this is translated from the exons ATGGCCTCCACCGGCGCCCTATCCGATCCCCAGGAGTATCAGAAGATATTCCATTGGGCAGAAACTCAAAAGGACGGTACCATTCCTTCCTTCAGCACGAGACGGAACGATCCCTACCAG TATCAAGCAGGCTTTGGCAACTC ATTTGTCTCCGAGGCTGTCCCTGGTACCATTCCACAGGGCCAGAACAGTCCTCGTAATGTGAGATTCGGCTTGTATGCTGAGCAGATCACCGCGACTGCTTTTGTCGCCCCACGGCATTGCAACAAGAAGGCATGGCTGTACCGTGCTCGTCCGGCGGTTGCCCACCAAGGATTT ACCGATCTTCCTGACAACAAAGACACAGAGTCGAATTTCCTGCCGATAAATCCTCGAGTGCGAGTCTCTCCAACTCAGTTAGCATGGCATCCATTTGAGATTCCGACTGGGGAGGAGGTAGACTTTATCTCCGGTCTCAAGACTGTAGCAGGATCAGGAGACCCAACCCTTCGTGAGGGCCTCGCTACACACGTCTATACGGCCAATACCAgcatgaagaagaaagcctTTGTGAATTCCGATGGTGAATTCCTCATCATTCCTCAGCAGGGTGCCCTGGACATCCAAACCGAATTTGGTCCCTTGTTTGTTCAGCCCGGAGAAATCGTAGTCATCCAGCGAGGTATCCGCTTCCGCGTTGAGCTTCCTGATGGCCCTTCTCGTGGGTATATCCTCGAAGTTTGGGGATCTTACTTTGAGTTGCCCGAGCTGGGACCGCTCGGAGCAAATGGTTTGGCTAACGCTCGAGATTTCCTTGCTCCCCATGCCAAGTATGAGATTTCACAGGAGCCCTGGGAGATTATTTACAAGCTTGGAGGGAAATTCTTCAAGAGCACACAGAATCACAGTCCTTTTGATGTTGTTGCCTGGCATGGTAACTAC GTCCCGTACAAGTATGACCTGACCAAGTTCGTCAATGTCGGCTCAATCTCCGTGGATCATATCGATCCATCCATTTTCTGTGTACTTACAGCCAAGTCTCGCGACCTCACGGCGCCTTTGGCCgatttcctcatcttctctccCCGCTGGGATGTAGCGTCTC ACACCTACCGACCACCTTACTATCACCGCAATGCTGCCTCCGAACTGATGGGCCTGATCTATGGTGAATATGGTGGACGCTCCGACGCCTTCAAACCTGGGAGCATTTCGTTTGAGTGTGGAA TGGTTCCTCACGGTGTAGCGTATGAGGAATTCAAAGCTGCCACGGAGAACCCACCACCTGTTATGCAGATTTCACCGGCATCGATCGCGTTCATGTTCGAGTCCAGTCGCCCATTCACAATTACTGACTATGCCTGGAACAGCGAGAAGAGGCACGAGCACGAGCCGAAGATGTGGGATAATCTGGTGGACAATTTCTCCAAACACGCCAAAGAGGTTGAAGAAATTCTGGCAAAGAAGGCGCAAGCATTGCGAGTTTAG
- a CDS encoding MFS transporter: MVLGGPLSKHENEPKRPILLELRSSKVFVIFVVAFATFTDILLYGLIVPVTPTALHERVGLSEDDEQSWTSILLALYGAALLAASPISGYLADRIESRRWPLLIGLVALGASTALLCVGTTLGLWIAGRLFQGVAAAVVWTVGLALLVDTIEKEALGEAMGYAAMGITLGTLTGPLLGGVLYENGGYYAVFGLAFGIIGLDIFLRLVLIEKKDALKWLHIGKLSAEPVDNPTQKQPTDGRVSLSGTTDERDSNGRKEHVATSSSTPRGDTIGDANQQMPRKRRFGAVATLLASDRMLVTLWAYFIVAVALTSLDSVLPLFVQDTFGWKQTAQGLIFIPVSVPHVLDPFFGYINDKFPQARRFVVGGALLITIPLFVLLRLVTMNSMSQKVVLCVLLALIGLCLAFLIPPLFVEASYVVQEKEAESPGVFGKGGAMALAYGILNSAFAAGSMVGPFLAGFIRESAGWSTMSWVIGLLMGVSAIPILLFLGGPIWKPMERHAESQSAEAAG; this comes from the exons ATGGTCCTAGGCGGCCCGCTATCAAAACATGAGAATGAGCCTAAGCGACCGATTCTCCTCGAGCTAAGGTCTTCGAAAGTCTTCGTCATATTTGTGGTGGCTTTCGCGACATTCACT GATATCCTGCTATATGGGCTT ATTGTGCCTGTGACCCCTACTGCATTGCATGAGAGAGTCGGTTTATCAGAGGACGATG AGCAATCATGGACCTCGATCTTACTAGCATTGTACGGCGCTGCACTTTTGGCAGCATCCC CTATTTCCGGCTACTTAGCAGATCGGATAGAGTCTAGGCGGTGGCCTCTCCTGATAGGGCTGGTCGCCTTGGGTGCTTCTACAGCGTTGCTCTGTGTAGGCACTACTCTCGGCCTCTGGATTGCCGGACGATTGTTCCAAGGAGTAGCTGCGGCTGTTGTTTGGACAGTCGGACTAGCCCTGCTAGTCGACACGATAGAAAAAGAGGCCCTGGGAGAAGCGATGGGATATGCGGCAATGGGCATCACACTCGGGACATTGACAGGCCCCCTCCTTGGGGGTGTTTTATATGAGAACGGAGGCTACTACGCTGTCTTCGGTCTTGCATTCGGTATAATTGGCTTAGACATATTCCTACGACTCGTCttgatcgagaagaaagATGCCCTGAAGTGGCTTCATATTGGAAAGCTTTCCGCAGAACCGGTTGACAATCCAACGCAAAAGCAACCTACGGATGGGCGTGTATCTCTTTCTGGCACGACGGATGAGCGTGACAGTAACGGTCGTAAGGAGCATGTTGCAACATCGAGCTCGACACCGCGAGGCGACACAATTGGGGATGCAAACCAACAGATGCCCCGCAAGAGACGTTTCGGCGCTGTTGCCACCCTGTTGGCCTCAGACCGGATGCTTGTCACGTTATGGGCTTATTTTATCGTGGCTGTTGCGTTGACATCTCTCGATAGTGTCCTTCCTCTTTTCGTTCAGGATACGTTCGGTTGGAAACAGACAGCCCAAggactcatcttcattccagTGTCGGTGCCTCATGTTCTAGATCCGTTCTTCGGGTACATCAACGACAAGTTTCCCCAAGCTCGGCGCTTTGTAGTTGGAGGAGCGTTGCTCATAACAATCCCATTGTTCGTGCTTCTCCGACTTGTCACAATGAATTCTATGAGCCAAAAAGTGGTGCTTTGTGTGCTGTTAGCTCTGATCGGGCTCTGCCTGGCCTTCCTGATCCCTCCGCTCTTTGTTGAGGCCTCGTACGTTGTtcaggagaaagaagcagagtCACCCGGAGTCTTCGGCAAAGGAGGCGCAATGGCACTTGCGTACGGCATCCTCAATTCTGCTTTTGCAGCTGGGTCTATGGTCGGTCCATTCCTGGCTGGGTTCATCCGAGAAAGCGCTGGCTGGAGCACGATGTCCTGGGTCATAGGTCTGCTGATGGGCGTGTCTGCTATTCCTATACTGCTTTTTTTGGGAGGCCCTATATGGAAACCTATGGAACGGCATGCTGAGAGTCAGTCTGCCGAAGCAGCTGGATAA
- a CDS encoding SDR family NAD(P)-dependent oxidoreductase, with protein sequence MDTAPRYNFKDINVHDLEAATLFEVRGYVAVVTGAGNGVGLMAAQTLAANGARVYIIGTREEILDTIGEKYSFKGQITPCVLSHSIPSSTAPTDEDGIRGIAAELTKAESKGINILINSASVTSEPRAKSTSSDTDFTDPDAVSRWMTCDGADAWRIAYAGNVWSHHFLTAALLPLLVKGAKAAPGHSSVVLNFAYSSSKAALIHLTREWAHTFLPLGVRVNCIAPSVFPNEISVGRFDEDRRSRQEEELWRKIPAGRVGRETDIGSVVLYLCSKAGTYVNGQIVNVDGGEYHFVPSIRIS encoded by the exons ATGGATACAGCCCCCCGATACAACTTCAAAGACATCAACGTCCATGACCTCGAAGCAGCCACCCTTTTCGAGGTCAGGGGTTATGTGGCCGTCGTCACAGGAGCAGGCAACGGCGTTGGCCTCATGGCCGCTCAGACATTAGCAGCAAACGGCGCTCGAGTCTACATCATCGGTACGAGGGAGGAGATCCTCGACACGATTGGGGAGAAATATTCCTTCAAAGGGCAGATCACACCGTGCGTCCTGTCCCACTCCATCCCATCCTCCACCGCCCCTACTGACGAGG ACGGAATTCGTGGCATCGCAGCAGAACTCACCAAAGCCGAATCAAAAGGGATCAACATTCTCATCAACAGCGCAAGCGTTACCAGCGAGCCCCGCGCGAAAAGCACATCCTCCGACACCGACTTCACAGACCCAGACGCCGTCTCGAGATGGATGACCTGTGACGGGGCGGACGCATGGCGCATCGCGTACGCCGGCAACGTCTGGTCGCACCATTTCCTCACAGCTgcgctgctgccgctgcttGTGAAGGGAGCGAAAGCGGCACCAGGCCATTCGAGCGTGGTGCTGAAT TTTGCTTATTCGTCGAGCAAGGCGGCCCTGATACACCTTACGAGGGAGTGGGCGCATACTTTTCTGCCGTTGGGGGTTCGTGTGAATTGTATTGCGCCGAGCGTGTTCCCGAATGAGATTAGTGTGGGCAGGTTTGATGAGGATCGGAGGTCCaggcaggaagaagagttATGGAGGAAGATTCCGGCTG GCCGCGTGGGACGGGAAACCGATATTGGCAGTGTCGTCCTTTACCTCTGCAGTAAGGCAGGGACCTATGTTAACGGACAAATCGTCAACGTGGATGGAGGTGAGTATCATTTCGTTCCTTCCATTCGGATCAGCTAA
- the pphB gene encoding serine/threonine-protein phosphatase, with translation MENNMEIDPARSPEPHHLSPTTDPGSIPTLDGWIENLMACKQLAEDDVRRLCDRAREVLQEESNVQPVKCPVTVCGDIHGQFHDLMELFRIGGPNPDTNYLFMGDYVDRGYYSVETVTLLVCLKIRYPQRITILRGNHESRQITQVYGFYDECLRKYGNANVWKYFTDLFDYLPLTALIENQIFCLHGGLSPSIDTLDNIRSLDRIQEVPHEGPMCDLLWSDPDDRCGWGISPRGAGYTFGQDISEAFNHNNGLTLVARAHQLVMEGYNWSQDRNVVTIFSAPNYCYRCGNQAAIMEIDEHLKYTFLQFDPCPRAGEPMVSRRTPDYFL, from the exons ATGGAAAATAACATGGAAATTGATCCGGCGCGGTCACCGGAGCCTCATCACCTTTCGCCAACAACCGACCCTGGGTCTATACCTACGCTCGATGGGTGGATTGAAAACCTGATGGCTTGCAAGCAACTagcagaagatgatgttCGGAGACTTTGTGATCGA GCTAGAGAAGTGTTGCAGGAAGAGTCAAATGTGCAGCCGGTC AAATGCCCCGTGACTGTCTGTGGTGATATACATGGTCAATTCCACGACCTAATGGAACTTTTCCGCATTGGAGGTCCCAATCCTGACACAAACTACCTCTTCATGG GTGACTATGTCGACCGTGGctactactctgtagagacGGTCACACTCCTTGTCTGCCTCAAAATCCGTTACCCCCAGCGAATCACCATCCTCCGAGGAAATCACGAGTCCCGCCAGATCACACAAGTGTATGGGTTTTATGACGAGTGCTTGCGCAAATACGGCAATGCCAATGTCTGGAAATACTTTACCGATCTCTTCGACTACCTTCCTCTCACCGCTCTCATCGAGAACCAGATCTTCTGCCTGCACGGCGGTCTGAGTCCCTCCATCGATACTCTGGACAACATTCGCTCTTTGGATCGGATCCAGGAAGTTCCTCATGAGGGACCCATGTGTGATCTGCTCTGGAGTGATCCCGACGACCGATGCGGCTGGGGTATCTCTCCCCGTGGTGCTGGTTACACCTTTGGGCAAGATATCTCGGAAGCATTTAATCACAACAACGGCTTGACCCTTGTTGCACGAGCACATCAATTGGTTATGGAGGGCTACAATTGGTCGCAGGATAGAAATGTGGTCACCATTTTTTCGG CCCCCAATTATTGTTACCGCTGTGGTAACCAGGCCGCAATCATGGAAATTGACGAGCATCTGAAATACACATT CTTACAATTCGATCCTTGCCCACGCGCGGGAGAACCGATGGTCTCGAGACGTACACCTGATTACTTCCTGTGA